A single window of Myripristis murdjan chromosome 21, fMyrMur1.1, whole genome shotgun sequence DNA harbors:
- the LOC115379505 gene encoding immunoglobulin kappa light chain-like — MIWWLWVSCFMDTNCLSGSRGQYTVTQTPTKTTVTAGQIVTLNCKTSANVDGDCSSSRNQQCQAWYLQKPENTPKALTGVGNSRLSGTPSRFSAAGSGRDFTLTITGVQAEDAGVYHCWTDSCVHGCAITHDELSIQFSLRRLNRRQGRPCGTEVFVRRFNQAASLWYTFGGGTKLIVKTGVSVPPSLALLPPSAKQLKDESTATLVCLLSGYSPQGATVSWTVDGRAVTNGVVTGEEVEKDGGKSARSSTLTLSKALWEQGELYSCKASHDGRETAAELRRTECRV, encoded by the exons atGATTTGGTGGTTATGGGTGTCATGTTTTATGGACACAAATTGTCTTTCAGGATCCAGAGGGCAGTACACTGTGACTCAGACTCCTACAAAAACTACAGTCACAGCAGGACAGATCGTGACGCTCAACTGTAAAACTAGTGCTAATGTGGATGGTGACTGTAGTTCATCACGTAACCAGCAGTGCCAAGCCTGGTACCTCCAGAAACCTGAGAACACACCTAAAGCTCTCACTGGTGTAGGAAACAGCCGCTTGTCAGGAACTCCATCTCGGTTCAGTGCCGCTGGATCTGGCAGAGACTTCACCCTGACCATCAcaggagtccaggctgaagatgcaggaGTTTACCACTGCTGGACTGATAGCTGTGTTCATGGCTGTGCAATCACACA CGATGAGTTGtctattcagttcagtttgcgGCGGCTGAACAGACGGCAAGGTCGTCCATGCGGAacggaggtttttgtacgacggTTTAACCAGGCTGCATCACTGTGGTACACTTTCGGTGGCGGCACCAAACTCATCGTCAAAA CCGGCGTCTCGGTGCCGCCGTCGCTCGCTCTCCTCCCGCCATCGGCTAAGCAGCTGAAGGACGAGTCCACGGCCACGCTGGTGTGCCTGCTGAGCGGCTACTCGCCACAGGGGGCGACAGTGAGCTGGACGGTGGACGGCAGGGCGGTGACAAACGGCGTCGTGACCGGAGAAGAGGTGGAGAAGGACGGCGGGAAGTCGGCCCGCAGCAGCACGTTGaccctgagcaaggcactgtgGGAGCAGGGCGAGCTGTACTCGTGCAAGGCGTCGCACGACGGCAGGGAGACGGCGGCCGAGCTCAGGAGAACCGAGTGCCGTGTGTGA